The following are encoded together in the Oceanobacillus zhaokaii genome:
- the ytaF gene encoding sporulation membrane protein YtaF — protein MLYFTGLLLLVIAVSLDGFGVGVTYGMQKIKVPLRALFIIMVCSGIVLLIAMTTGKVLETLISADTASVLGGVILITLGIFSLVNIIRSKLKKQQVIETDLNSSTLGDIKKVLSTPDKADLDQSGVISVSEAVLLGFALSLDAFGAGIGASMLGYSPVLTAFLIASMSGLFLFSGMRLGILLAQHQKFQRLTLLPPALLIGLGIVNIIF, from the coding sequence ATGCTATATTTTACTGGATTATTGTTGTTAGTAATTGCGGTAAGTTTAGATGGTTTTGGAGTTGGCGTTACGTATGGCATGCAAAAAATCAAGGTTCCTTTACGTGCTTTATTTATTATCATGGTGTGCTCGGGCATTGTCTTGTTGATTGCGATGACAACTGGGAAAGTACTTGAAACTCTCATTTCAGCAGACACAGCTAGCGTTCTTGGTGGTGTCATCTTAATTACACTCGGAATATTTTCACTTGTTAATATCATTCGTTCAAAATTAAAAAAACAACAGGTAATTGAAACAGACCTTAATTCCAGCACCCTTGGTGATATTAAGAAGGTTCTCTCAACTCCAGATAAAGCAGATCTGGACCAGTCTGGAGTCATCTCTGTTAGTGAAGCTGTATTACTCGGATTCGCACTATCACTCGATGCTTTCGGTGCTGGAATTGGTGCATCAATGCTTGGATATTCACCGGTACTTACCGCATTTCTTATTGCGAGTATGAGTGGTTTATTTTTATTTTCTGGTATGCGCCTAGGCATATTATTAGCCCAGCATCAGAAATTTCAGCGATTAACCCTGCTTCCTCCAGCACTGCTCATTGGACTTGGAATCGTCAATATTATATTTTAA
- a CDS encoding DegV family protein, with the protein MTTKKIAFVTDSTIFLSEQLRTHPDVFIVPMVVISEGVEYDDTNLTSDKLYDIIRREKEIPKTSQPNSNKFQELYEQLKENYDQAIAIHVSSKLSGTLSSSNAGKNQANFPVEVIDSCSLSYGITDLLTEGLALAEKGVEVPTIASRLRERASHGRNLILLGSLEQLYKGGRMSGTQFLLGNLLKIKPILSITSTGELGLKERIRSEKKAVSRIIALLKESVQMKKVEEIGIMHGNAIEKAHDLSDRIKQEIPHLRTVIGEISSSLAVHAGEGTVAIFWNEG; encoded by the coding sequence ATGACTACAAAGAAAATTGCGTTTGTGACCGACAGCACCATCTTTTTGTCCGAACAATTGAGAACGCATCCTGATGTGTTCATCGTGCCTATGGTTGTTATCTCAGAAGGTGTGGAATATGATGACACGAATCTCACTTCCGATAAACTGTATGACATCATCCGCCGTGAAAAAGAAATACCAAAGACATCACAACCCAATTCAAATAAATTTCAAGAGCTGTATGAACAGTTGAAAGAAAACTATGACCAAGCCATTGCCATCCATGTCTCATCAAAATTAAGCGGAACACTCTCAAGCTCCAATGCTGGAAAGAATCAGGCCAATTTCCCAGTAGAAGTAATTGATTCCTGCTCCCTTTCATATGGAATCACAGACCTTCTTACCGAGGGACTTGCACTTGCCGAAAAGGGCGTGGAAGTCCCTACAATTGCCAGCCGTTTACGTGAGCGAGCATCACATGGACGGAATCTGATTCTGCTTGGCAGCCTCGAACAACTGTATAAAGGTGGGCGCATGTCCGGCACTCAGTTCCTGCTCGGGAATCTATTAAAAATCAAACCGATTTTATCAATTACTTCTACGGGAGAGCTTGGACTGAAGGAGCGCATCCGCTCTGAAAAGAAAGCTGTCAGCCGTATTATAGCTCTCTTAAAGGAATCCGTTCAAATGAAAAAGGTGGAGGAAATCGGTATCATGCACGGTAATGCCATCGAAAAGGCCCATGACCTAAGCGATCGAATTAAGCAGGAAATCCCCCATCTGAGAACGGTAATCGGTGAAATCAGTTCATCGCTTGCTGTGCATGCTGGAGAAGGAACCGTTGCTATTTTTTGGAATGAAGGCTAA
- a CDS encoding SDR family oxidoreductase: MELNLKGKSVTVTAASKGLGKAIAMEFAREGAYVLISSRNMESLEATKQEIIKETGNNAVDYAVCDMKRSEDINALVDKAIAWNGTVDVLINNAGGPPAGPFMEMTDNDWYHAFELNLLSFVRMIRSVVPTMQKQKSGHIVNLASSSIKTSLDQLVLSNTLRPGIVGLAKTLAQELSADNILINTVGPGTIETDRILDLNKSKAKQQNVTIDQIREEEIEKIPMKRYGRPDEFAKAVVFLASGANTYITGQSLIVDGGLVKAL; the protein is encoded by the coding sequence ATGGAATTAAATCTAAAAGGAAAATCAGTTACTGTAACCGCAGCAAGCAAGGGATTAGGTAAAGCGATCGCAATGGAGTTTGCCCGTGAAGGTGCTTATGTGCTAATTAGTAGTCGCAATATGGAATCACTAGAAGCAACAAAGCAGGAAATTATCAAAGAAACGGGAAATAATGCCGTTGATTATGCCGTTTGTGATATGAAAAGGTCGGAGGACATAAATGCATTAGTTGACAAGGCAATTGCTTGGAATGGAACCGTGGATGTATTAATTAATAATGCTGGAGGGCCGCCAGCTGGTCCATTCATGGAAATGACTGATAACGATTGGTATCATGCATTTGAATTAAATCTTCTTAGTTTTGTAAGAATGATTCGCTCTGTAGTTCCAACAATGCAAAAACAAAAGAGCGGTCATATTGTAAACCTTGCTTCCTCCTCAATTAAAACGAGTTTGGACCAGCTTGTGCTATCTAATACATTACGACCAGGTATTGTAGGCTTGGCAAAGACATTGGCACAGGAATTAAGCGCAGATAACATTTTAATCAATACAGTTGGGCCTGGAACGATTGAAACGGATCGGATATTAGATTTAAATAAATCAAAGGCGAAACAGCAAAATGTCACAATCGATCAAATAAGAGAAGAAGAAATCGAAAAAATTCCGATGAAGCGATACGGCAGGCCAGATGAATTTGCCAAGGCTGTTGTGTTTTTAGCATCTGGAGCAAACACATATATTACCGGCCAATCATTAATTGTTGATGGTGGATTGGTGAAAGCATTATAG
- a CDS encoding ABC transporter ATP-binding protein: protein MNTVEFHNVTKKRKDFSIEKLNFTIPQGYITGFIGPNGSGKTTTIQMMMNLLSYDAGDIRLFGTSHNEQQLKQKIGFVYDDLYMYEEFNIGKMKSFIAPLYETWNETLFQKYLTIFELPEFKKIKKFSKGMKMKCSLLFALSHEPEFIIMDEPTSGLDPIFRRELLEHIQELMVKEKQTIFLSSHITADLDRIADYIIFIYKGKIMLQKSMEEIQRSFYIIKGKSDLIDADTKELFIGIKQTKMGFEALFEGELSLFDGFGDEIVAEKATLEDIMYFMTRKEY, encoded by the coding sequence ATGAATACAGTAGAATTTCACAATGTCACAAAGAAACGAAAGGACTTCTCTATTGAAAAATTGAATTTTACCATTCCGCAAGGCTACATTACAGGATTCATCGGTCCAAATGGCAGCGGAAAAACAACAACAATACAAATGATGATGAATCTCCTTTCCTATGATGCAGGTGATATCAGGCTTTTTGGCACGAGTCACAATGAACAGCAATTGAAGCAAAAAATAGGCTTTGTTTATGATGATCTCTATATGTATGAGGAATTTAATATTGGAAAAATGAAATCCTTCATTGCCCCGCTGTATGAAACATGGAATGAAACTTTATTTCAAAAATATTTAACTATATTTGAACTCCCGGAATTCAAGAAAATCAAAAAGTTTTCTAAGGGAATGAAAATGAAATGCTCCCTACTTTTTGCACTATCACATGAACCTGAATTTATTATCATGGATGAACCTACATCCGGACTCGATCCAATTTTCCGAAGAGAACTCTTGGAGCATATCCAGGAATTAATGGTAAAGGAAAAGCAAACGATTTTCCTATCCTCCCATATTACAGCTGATTTAGATCGAATTGCGGATTATATTATTTTTATTTACAAAGGAAAGATCATGCTGCAAAAAAGTATGGAAGAGATACAGCGCAGCTTTTATATCATCAAAGGTAAATCTGATTTAATTGATGCAGATACAAAGGAATTATTTATCGGTATTAAACAAACCAAAATGGGATTTGAAGCACTCTTTGAAGGTGAACTCTCCCTATTCGATGGATTTGGTGATGAAATTGTCGCGGAGAAAGCTACACTGGAAGACATTATGTATTTCATGACAAGAAAGGAGTATTAA
- a CDS encoding CvfB family protein, with protein sequence MNTLRIGTVQTMNVLRKIETGYVLTKEGEEALLHHNETDHELEENQEVDVFLYNDKKGNIAATTTIPAVQMDAYDWAEVVEVIPKLGAFVNIGIAKEMLVSVDDLPLFEDVWPNIGDKLFVTLGKDQKGRLLALPATEGVIAREVELAPDELLNQQISGTVYHTSREGSAILTEENYRGFIHHSERKIEPRLGELVHGRVIEVKVDGTLNISLRPLKQDSMGEDADAILAHLEAHDGIIPFSDKSDPDDIRGTFNISKAAFKRALGKLMKEGKIEQRDGNTYLK encoded by the coding sequence ATGAATACACTACGAATTGGCACCGTCCAAACAATGAATGTGCTACGCAAAATTGAAACAGGATATGTATTAACAAAAGAAGGGGAAGAAGCACTCCTCCATCATAATGAAACAGACCATGAACTGGAAGAAAATCAAGAAGTCGACGTTTTTCTCTATAATGATAAAAAAGGAAATATCGCAGCAACAACAACAATTCCAGCTGTGCAAATGGATGCATACGACTGGGCTGAAGTTGTTGAGGTTATTCCGAAATTAGGTGCGTTCGTCAACATCGGTATTGCTAAGGAAATGCTTGTGTCTGTTGATGACCTACCATTATTTGAAGATGTTTGGCCAAACATTGGCGACAAACTATTTGTTACTTTAGGAAAGGATCAGAAGGGTCGACTACTCGCACTCCCTGCAACAGAAGGCGTAATTGCAAGAGAAGTTGAGCTTGCACCAGATGAATTATTGAATCAGCAGATTAGCGGGACTGTCTATCATACGAGCAGAGAAGGTTCTGCAATATTAACAGAAGAGAATTACCGAGGTTTCATTCATCATTCTGAAAGAAAAATAGAACCAAGACTTGGTGAGCTTGTTCATGGGCGAGTAATCGAAGTGAAAGTTGATGGCACATTAAATATTTCACTACGCCCACTCAAGCAGGATAGTATGGGAGAAGACGCGGATGCAATATTAGCGCATCTTGAAGCACATGATGGCATCATTCCATTTAGCGACAAGAGTGATCCCGATGATATTCGTGGTACATTTAATATTAGTAAAGCAGCATTCAAGCGAGCGCTTGGTAAGCTGATGAAAGAAGGAAAGATTGAGCAACGCGACGGAAATACTTATCTGAAATAA
- a CDS encoding AEC family transporter → MFKKSGKTETKKFDLFGHALVNGDVETMSLFLNVILPIMAIFAAGFALQRIRLLDVKSVSAVTLYILSPCLVFTSLYDAEFDSGYIIIIVYMFALFFIMVFINKILAKLFKWPANIESASILATGFMNAGNYGLPVVLFSVGPAALPYAVFIMVVQGIQNNFFGVYYASRSSKGMKYALFNVLKMPTTYATILAFLFQGFSVKVPESFHSVLSMVGDAAIPVMMIMLGMQLGSLTGIKLNWQVITSAVSLKMVAAPLIASGFVLLFNVDPLIGLVLIIVSAMPTAATTTMYAIEFDTEPELVSSITFIATALSIVTVTILLNIIA, encoded by the coding sequence ATGTTCAAAAAGTCTGGTAAAACGGAGACAAAGAAATTTGATCTTTTTGGGCATGCACTAGTAAATGGAGATGTTGAAACAATGAGTTTATTTCTTAATGTAATTTTGCCTATCATGGCAATCTTTGCAGCGGGCTTTGCATTGCAGCGAATACGCCTTTTAGATGTAAAATCTGTGTCTGCAGTAACACTATACATACTATCGCCTTGTCTGGTTTTCACGTCTCTCTATGATGCTGAATTTGATAGTGGGTATATAATTATTATCGTTTATATGTTTGCTTTGTTCTTTATTATGGTATTTATTAATAAGATTTTAGCGAAGTTATTTAAATGGCCAGCAAATATTGAAAGTGCTTCAATTCTTGCTACTGGTTTTATGAATGCGGGGAATTATGGGCTTCCCGTTGTTTTATTCAGTGTTGGACCTGCAGCACTGCCATACGCCGTATTTATTATGGTTGTACAGGGAATCCAGAATAATTTTTTCGGTGTCTACTATGCTTCGCGAAGCTCAAAAGGGATGAAGTATGCATTATTTAATGTTTTGAAAATGCCAACCACATATGCGACGATTCTAGCCTTTTTATTCCAAGGTTTTTCTGTTAAAGTACCAGAATCATTTCACTCGGTGCTTTCCATGGTGGGAGATGCAGCTATTCCAGTCATGATGATAATGCTTGGGATGCAGCTTGGTTCGTTAACTGGCATCAAGTTGAATTGGCAAGTGATAACGTCAGCAGTGTCATTAAAGATGGTTGCGGCACCACTTATCGCCTCGGGGTTTGTCCTATTATTTAATGTTGATCCTTTAATTGGTCTCGTATTAATTATCGTTTCCGCAATGCCAACTGCAGCAACAACAACAATGTATGCAATTGAATTTGATACAGAGCCAGAATTAGTATCAAGCATTACATTTATTGCGACCGCTTTAAGTATTGTGACCGTAACAATATTGTTAAATATTATAGCTTAA
- a CDS encoding ABC-2 transporter permease, which yields MLQMMKKEFQLNLMSIILVIILIPAAYVLNISSSFLYIAMAFGFIFNAFYYDGKNHVNRFIKSLPIKPKHVVLGRYLLLFCISIILLIYLSIIDSIAQQHLPYLSFQPLTWIILLGLFAITSIISAISYPIYYAIQSFTIAIGVIIGVIALTASVIGIVLNLFHAQLEQFIIFILNFIQFQPALIIILFSMGCLFLSYLLSSWIYARKDIQ from the coding sequence ATGTTACAAATGATGAAAAAAGAATTTCAGTTGAATTTAATGTCCATTATTTTAGTCATTATTTTAATTCCTGCAGCTTATGTATTGAACATATCTAGTAGCTTTCTCTATATCGCTATGGCGTTTGGTTTTATTTTTAATGCATTTTATTATGATGGGAAAAATCATGTTAACCGCTTTATAAAAAGCTTGCCTATCAAACCAAAGCATGTCGTGTTGGGCAGGTATTTGCTTCTATTCTGTATTTCCATTATATTGTTAATCTATCTTTCCATAATTGATAGTATCGCACAGCAGCATTTACCCTATTTATCCTTCCAGCCTTTAACTTGGATTATCTTATTAGGCTTATTTGCGATTACTAGCATTATTAGTGCCATTTCATATCCAATCTATTACGCTATTCAATCATTTACAATTGCTATCGGTGTAATAATTGGAGTTATTGCTCTTACAGCAAGCGTTATTGGAATAGTACTCAATCTCTTTCACGCACAATTGGAACAATTTATTATCTTTATCCTTAATTTTATCCAATTCCAGCCAGCCTTAATTATCATTCTTTTTTCTATGGGTTGCCTATTTCTTTCTTATCTACTTTCATCATGGATCTATGCAAGAAAGGATATACAATAA
- a CDS encoding DUF2188 domain-containing protein yields the protein MYTYSVAPNVDLTSWVVKLEDVAPEEEHNTKEEAVEAAERMAKENKPSEVQIFDENHDVIEKRRFE from the coding sequence ATGTACACATATAGTGTTGCCCCAAACGTGGATTTAACAAGCTGGGTTGTAAAGCTCGAGGACGTTGCACCTGAGGAAGAGCATAATACTAAAGAAGAAGCCGTAGAAGCAGCTGAGCGCATGGCAAAGGAAAACAAACCGAGCGAAGTGCAGATTTTTGATGAAAATCATGATGTCATTGAGAAAAGACGATTTGAATAA
- a CDS encoding GntR family transcriptional regulator codes for MNILISTSSKEPLFQQIKEQIKQQIFSGELKEGDALPSMRLLAKEIKVSVITTKRAYEDLEAEGYLISAVGRGTFVAGQQPQLLKEWQIRELENELEKIVAEGKKIGMTKDELLELVAIYYEGD; via the coding sequence ATGAATATTCTTATCTCGACAAGTAGCAAGGAGCCACTCTTCCAGCAAATAAAAGAACAAATTAAGCAGCAGATTTTTTCTGGTGAATTAAAGGAAGGCGATGCGCTACCGTCGATGCGATTACTTGCAAAGGAAATAAAAGTTAGTGTTATCACAACCAAACGTGCCTATGAAGATTTAGAAGCAGAAGGATACTTAATCTCAGCTGTTGGCCGAGGTACATTTGTTGCAGGGCAGCAGCCACAACTCTTAAAGGAATGGCAAATTCGCGAGCTGGAAAATGAATTGGAAAAAATAGTAGCAGAAGGAAAAAAAATCGGCATGACAAAAGATGAATTACTTGAACTAGTGGCGATTTATTATGAGGGGGATTGA